From Penaeus monodon isolate SGIC_2016 chromosome 6, NSTDA_Pmon_1, whole genome shotgun sequence, the proteins below share one genomic window:
- the LOC119573994 gene encoding LOW QUALITY PROTEIN: uncharacterized protein LOC119573994 (The sequence of the model RefSeq protein was modified relative to this genomic sequence to represent the inferred CDS: inserted 1 base in 1 codon) yields the protein MDSQSYFGLVDYIVFAAVLAFSSAIGIYFRFTGGKQKTFKEYMLADNSMPMLPVAFSLMASFMSAITILGVSKENYMFGTQFIVINISYIISTPIVCYFYLPVFFRLQNTSVYEYLERRFGLLTRTTASLAFSLQMTLYMGIVLYAPALALSAVTGISLQWSIIAVGLVCTFYSTLGGMKAVLVTDVFQSLLMFAAVFAVITRGVKDHGVSNIFKIAKEGERLEFFNVSPDPRERHTIWSLGIGGIFTYCSLYGVNQAQVQRLLTIKDLRRAQGSLWIQWPILTLLSLSTSFAGLVLYAQYHLCDPIKSGRISNSDQLLPLYVVETMGXIPGLSGLFVSGIFSGSLSTVSSALNSLAAVTVQDYILPFAPSSLGIGEKQATKISKVLACVYGGVCMTIAFSAKLLGTGILQASLTIFGAVGGPLLSLFTLGMLCKCANQKGAMSGLLIGLVFTLWIGFGRPKPPPPFKPVSVEGCPADNTTLITSRSLGEEAVLGNMTLTEITVDVANMTQAVDSAEVVESTSFLHEIYAVSYMWIAAIGFLITLLVGVIVSRLTGGNEILDHDLFATWVRLPPPSAALEEDICSDKVGKLEANACSKLIYLIMLRFHKCLLQQSSHLRARSYSLIYLVFFLVLVVTEVWDLLINTAGIVLADFTLIAYQNTYALEANAVIGKSPAWHKPRLQYLERRFGLLTRTTASLAFSLQMTLYMGIVLYAPALALSAVTGISLQWSIIAVGLVCTFYSTLGGMKAVLVTDVFQSLLMFAAVFAVITRGVKDHGVSNIFKIAKEGERLEFFNVSPDPRERHTIWSLGIGGIFTYCSLYGVNQAQVQRLLTIKDLRRAQGSLWIQWPILTLLSLSTSFAGLVLYAQYHLCDPMKSGRISNSDQLLPLYVVETMGMIPGLSGLFVSGIFSGSLSTVSSALNSLAAVTVQDYILPFAPSSLGIGEKQATKISKVLACVYGGVCMTIAFSAKLLGTGILQASLTIFGAVGGPLLSLFTLGMLCKCANQKGAMSGLLIGLVFTLWIGFGRPKPPPPFKPVSVEGCPADNTTLITSRSLGEEAVLGNMTLTEITVDVANMTQAVDSAEVVESTSFLHEIYAVSYMWIAAIGFLITLLVGVIVSRLTGGNEILDHDLFATWVRLPPPSAALEEDICSDKVDLPNNAEVPQVSSSAKLTPESTKL from the exons atggacTCCCAGAGCTACTTTGGTTTAGTTGACTACATAGTCTTTGCTGCAGTACTAGCCTTTTCCTCAGCAATTGGCATTTACTTCAGATTTACGGGAGGGAAGCAAAAGACCTTTAAG GAATATATGCTTGCTGACAACAGTATGCCAATGCTGCCTGTTGCTTTTTCACTTATGGCCTCCTTCATGTCAGCTATCACAATACTGGGAGTGTCAAAGGAGAATTATATGTTTGGTACACAATTTAtagttatcaatatatcatacatcatctcAACTCCTATTGTGTGCTACTTCTATCTGCCGGTCTTCTTCAGGCTACAGAACACCAGTGTTTATgag TACTTGGAACGAAGATTTGGTCTCCTCACTCGAACAACTGCTTCTCTAGCCTTTAGCCTACAAATGACTCTTTATATGGGCATTGTTCTTTATGCCCCAGCCTTAGCCCTCTCAGCAGTTACAG GAATATCTCTTCAGTGGTCCATCATAGCTGTAGGATTAGTTTGTACTTTCTACTCCACATTGGGTGGAATGAAGGCTGTGCTGGTAACTGATGTCTTCCAGTCGTTACTGATGTTTGCTGCCGTCTTTGCTGTGATTACTCGGGGTGTAAAAGATCATggtgtttctaatattttcaaGATTGCCAAAGAAGGTGAAAGACTAGAGTTCTTCAA cgtctCACCAGATCCACGTGAAAGGCACACAATTTGGAGCCTTGGTATTGGTGGTATCTTCACATACTGTTCTTTGTATGGTGTTAACCAGGCACAGGTCCAAAGGCTTCTTACCATTAA AGACCTTCGAAGAGCACAGGGATCATTATGGATCCAATGGCCAATATTAACTCTCCTCAGCTTGTCCACATCTTTTGCTGGTCTGGTGCTGTATGCTCAGTATCACCTTTGTGACCCTATAAAGAGTGGTCGCATATCAAACTCAGACCAG ttGCTGCCTCTCTATGTAGTTGAGACTATGG TGATCCCAGGACTGTCAGGACTATTTGTGTCAGGAATTTTCAGTGGATCCCTGTCAACCGTTTCTTCTGCTTTGAATTCTTTAGCAGCTGTCACAGTGCAAGACTACATCCTG CCGTTTGCCCCAAGCAGTCTTGGCATTGGAGAAAAACAAGCCACAAAGATCAGTAAAGTTCTGGCTTGtgtttatggtggtgtgtgtatgaccATAGCTTTTTCAGCAAAATTACTGGGTACTGGTATCCTCCAGGCTTCCTTAACTATCTTTGGTGCAGTTGGGGGACCTTTGCTCTCCCTTTTTACTCTGGGGATGTTGTGTAAATGTGCAAATCAGAAG GGTGCAATGTCAGGTCTTCTTATTGGCCTTGTGTTCACCCTATGGATTGGCTTTGGAAGGCCAAAACCGCCACCTCCTTTCAAGCCAGTCTCCGTGGAAGGTTGTCCTGCAGACAACACAACTCTTATCACAAGCAGAAGCCTTGGTGAAGAGGCTGTCTTGGGGAATATGACCTTGACTGAAATTACAGTTGATGTGGCAAATATGACACAAGCTGTTGATAGTGCTGAAGTTGTGGAGAG CACCTCTTTCCTCCATGAGATCTATGCAGTGTCATACATGTGGATAGCAGCTATAGGCTTCCTGATAACATTGCTAGTGGGTGTGATAGTGAGCAGGCTTACAGGAGGAAATGAGATTCTGGACCATGATCTTTTCGCAACTTGGGTACGCCTGCCGCCCCCTTCAGCTGCTCTAGAGGAGGATATTTGCTCAGACaag GTGGGCAAATTGGAAGCCAATGCTTGCTCAAA GTTGATCTACCTGATAATGCTGAGGTTCCACAAGTGTCTTCTTCAGCAAAGCTCACACCTGAGAGCACGAAGTTATAGTCtcatatatcttgtttttttcttagttttggtTGTAACTGAGGTATGGGATTTGCTAA TCAACACTGCGGGCATTGTTCTGgcagacttcaccttgattgcctaccagaACACATATGCCTTAGAAGCAAACGCAGTCATAGGGAAGTCACCggcgtggcacaaaccacg TTTGCAGTACTTGGAACGAAGATTTGGTCTCCTCACTCGAACAACTGCTTCTCTAGCCTTTAGCCTACAAATGACTCTTTATATGGGCATTGTTCTTTATGCCCCAGCCTTAGCCCTCTCAGCAGTTACAG GAATATCTCTTCAGTGGTCCATCATAGCTGTAGGATTAGTTTGTACTTTCTACTCCACATTGGGTGGAATGAAGGCTGTGCTGGTAACTGATGTCTTCCAGTCGTTACTGATGTTTGCTGCCGTCTTTGCTGTGATTACTCGGGGTGTAAAAGATCATggtgtttctaatattttcaaGATTGCCAAAGAAGGTGAAAGACTAGAGTTCTTCAA cgtctCACCAGATCCACGTGAAAGGCACACAATTTGGAGCCTTGGTATTGGTGGTATCTTCACATACTGTTCTTTGTATGGTGTTAACCAGGCACAGGTCCAAAGGCTTCTTACCATTAA AGACCTTCGAAGAGCACAGGGATCATTATGGATCCAATGGCCAATATTAACTCTCCTCAGCTTGTCCACATCTTTTGCTGGTCTGGTGCTGTATGCTCAGTATCACCTTTGTGACCCTATGAAGAGTGGTCGCATATCAAACTCAGACCAG ttGCTGCCTCTCTATGTAGTTGAGACTATGGGGATGATCCCAGGACTGTCAGGACTATTTGTGTCAGGAATTTTCAGTGGATCCCTGTCAACCGTTTCTTCTGCTTTGAATTCTTTAGCAGCTGTCACAGTGCAAGACTACATCCTG CCGTTTGCCCCAAGCAGTCTTGGCATTGGAGAAAAACAAGCCACAAAGATCAGTAAAGTTCTGGCTTGtgtttatggtggtgtgtgtatgaccATAGCTTTTTCAGCAAAATTACTGGGTACTGGTATCCTCCAGGCTTCCTTAACTATCTTTGGTGCAGTTGGGGGACCTTTGCTCTCCCTTTTTACTCTGGGGATGTTGTGTAAATGTGCAAATCAGAAG GGTGCAATGTCAGGTCTTCTTATTGGCCTTGTGTTCACCCTATGGATTGGCTTTGGAAGGCCAAAACCGCCACCTCCTTTCAAGCCAGTCTCCGTGGAAGGCTGTCCTGCTGACAACACAACTCTTATCACAAGCAGAAGCCTTGGTGAAGAGGCTGTCTTGGGGAATATGACCTTGACTGAAATTACAGTTGATGTGGCAAATATGACACAAGCTGTTGATAGTGCTGAAGTTGTGGAGAG cACCTCTTTCCTCCATGAGATCTATGCAGTGTCATACATGTGGATAGCAGCTATAGGCTTCCTGATAACATTGCTAGTGGGTGTGATAGTGAGCAGGCTTACAGGAGGAAATGAGATTCTGGACCATGATCTTTTCGCAACTTGGGTACGCTTGCCGCCCCCTTCAGCTGCTCTAGAGGAGGATATTTGCTCAGACaag